From a region of the Mucilaginibacter auburnensis genome:
- a CDS encoding MFS transporter, protein MSINKHHSENTGSTGKVTEAKKPWSASKKFGFRVLFIFLLAMCIPFSGSWYKNVFTLNWLRPHYRDLYDIARFQPSFVSLFGGQRGGDIADAPGSGGERDGKKSKTLKTNQNNAEHSGRRANHDDSTSVDSMDKTLAKSSLTKKKDNTAQSEVFPPERHWLLDYIDWGIALLIGVIGGLIWTLVDRKSKSYDILYYWIRVIVRYRAGIGIIGFGFTKLFPTQMPYPSLGLLNTNFGDFTTQKIYWLSVGIVPWYQVFGGVVEIVAGALLFFRKTTTYGAILLAAALGDITFVNYAYDGGVHVYAFYFVFLSLFLIADDVPDLYNLLIREKYTVPHKIYPDFRKPWLKYTRVGLKALTFIIFFGVLTYTEVINFKYDPYKQPSTAGVKKLRGNYRVTEFKINGEVIPYNPLDSVRWQEATFENWTTLTFRVNKPVLIDPSNGGGSPMRDIQRTFEISGVAGGQRAYHYYADTVDNVLYLQDKNAVASRGGGRRVGRGNTDKKDEKAKKDKWISDAAWKHVGDENHMIDKRAWSARRDREFAVPARETKRNRMILKYETTDGSRVILSGVNEKKDSIYVVLDRYDRKYTLPKSTLVAGKYN, encoded by the coding sequence ATGTCTATAAATAAACACCATTCAGAAAATACTGGATCAACAGGTAAAGTTACCGAAGCAAAAAAACCATGGTCGGCGTCAAAAAAATTTGGCTTCCGCGTGCTGTTTATATTCCTGCTGGCCATGTGCATTCCTTTTTCGGGCAGTTGGTATAAAAACGTTTTCACGCTAAATTGGCTGCGTCCGCATTACCGCGACCTGTATGATATTGCGCGTTTTCAACCCAGCTTCGTGTCGTTATTCGGCGGACAGCGCGGTGGTGACATTGCAGACGCTCCAGGCTCTGGCGGAGAAAGAGACGGTAAAAAATCTAAAACTCTAAAAACGAATCAAAATAATGCAGAACACTCAGGCAGGCGCGCAAATCACGATGACAGCACGTCTGTTGATTCTATGGACAAAACGCTTGCTAAATCATCTTTAACCAAGAAAAAAGACAATACTGCGCAATCAGAAGTTTTCCCACCGGAAAGGCACTGGCTATTAGATTATATTGACTGGGGGATAGCCTTGTTGATAGGTGTAATAGGTGGCTTAATATGGACCTTGGTTGATCGCAAAAGCAAATCATATGATATATTGTACTACTGGATAAGGGTAATAGTACGTTACAGAGCAGGTATAGGTATTATAGGCTTTGGTTTTACCAAGCTCTTCCCTACGCAAATGCCTTACCCGTCGTTGGGCTTGTTAAATACCAATTTCGGCGATTTCACCACACAAAAAATTTATTGGCTATCCGTAGGCATTGTGCCTTGGTATCAGGTTTTTGGTGGTGTTGTAGAAATTGTTGCAGGAGCACTATTATTTTTCAGAAAAACAACCACATATGGGGCTATTTTACTTGCTGCTGCTTTAGGCGATATCACTTTTGTTAACTATGCTTATGATGGCGGCGTACACGTTTATGCTTTTTACTTTGTTTTTTTAAGCCTCTTCCTGATCGCGGATGATGTGCCTGACTTATACAACTTACTGATACGCGAAAAATACACGGTACCACACAAAATTTATCCGGATTTTAGAAAGCCATGGCTTAAATATACGCGCGTTGGTTTAAAAGCGCTTACGTTCATTATTTTCTTTGGTGTACTCACCTATACCGAAGTGATCAATTTTAAGTATGATCCTTACAAGCAACCATCAACCGCAGGTGTAAAAAAACTGAGAGGTAATTACCGGGTTACCGAGTTCAAAATTAATGGTGAAGTAATACCTTACAACCCGCTTGACTCGGTTAGATGGCAGGAGGCAACTTTTGAGAACTGGACCACGCTAACCTTTCGGGTGAATAAGCCAGTACTGATAGACCCATCAAACGGCGGCGGCAGCCCAATGCGCGATATCCAACGCACATTTGAGATAAGCGGTGTAGCCGGCGGTCAGCGCGCCTATCATTACTATGCCGATACTGTAGATAATGTACTTTATCTTCAGGATAAAAATGCTGTAGCCTCAAGAGGTGGCGGCCGGCGCGTAGGAAGAGGTAATACCGATAAAAAGGACGAAAAAGCAAAGAAAGATAAGTGGATAAGTGACGCGGCATGGAAACACGTAGGCGATGAAAACCACATGATAGATAAACGGGCATGGTCTGCACGCAGGGACCGTGAATTTGCTGTACCGGCGCGTGAAACGAAGCGTAACCGCATGATATTGAAATATGAAACTACTGACGGTTCAAGAGTTATTCTATCGGGAGTTAACGAGAAGAAAGACTCCATTTATGTGGTGTTAGACAGGTATGATAGAAAATATACGCTACCAAAGAGCACATTGGTTGCCGGTAAATACAACTAA
- a CDS encoding cyanophycinase, translating to MKRLSIFILATALSYAGFAQRSPITVKKSDTRHGPEKGSLLIIGGNVGSQKDIWDKFTELAGGKDKAVLVVVTTASGDSAAFDTRSVEQVKKQTGAKNVTLLHTNDLKEANSEKFIAPLKNATGVYFEGGRQWRIADSYLNTLTHQAFIDVLNRGGVIAGSSAGASILGSFLWRGDTRGAHILVGDHTQGLGFLKNSAIDQHLLVRNRQFDLVDFIRKSPDLIGLGLNEATAVLVQRDTLQVLGASFVAIYDHANIINSDKHVVNNREDFTASNGPFFFLRAGQKYDLAKREVIKEQPKATNRSANSASN from the coding sequence ATGAAAAGACTAAGCATTTTTATACTGGCAACGGCATTGAGTTATGCCGGGTTTGCCCAGAGATCGCCAATAACTGTTAAAAAATCAGATACAAGGCACGGACCTGAAAAAGGCAGCCTGCTCATAATTGGCGGCAACGTAGGTTCGCAAAAAGATATATGGGATAAGTTTACCGAACTGGCAGGCGGCAAAGACAAAGCTGTTTTGGTAGTGGTTACTACTGCATCAGGAGATTCAGCAGCTTTTGATACGCGCAGTGTTGAACAGGTAAAGAAGCAGACGGGTGCTAAAAACGTAACGCTACTGCACACCAACGACCTGAAAGAAGCCAACAGCGAGAAGTTTATTGCTCCTTTAAAAAATGCTACCGGCGTTTACTTTGAAGGTGGCCGCCAATGGCGCATTGCCGACTCTTACCTCAATACGCTTACCCATCAGGCTTTTATTGATGTGCTTAACCGCGGTGGGGTAATTGCAGGCAGTTCGGCGGGAGCTTCAATATTGGGATCATTCTTATGGCGAGGTGATACCAGAGGTGCTCATATTTTAGTTGGCGATCATACGCAGGGATTGGGTTTCCTTAAAAACTCAGCTATTGATCAGCACTTGCTGGTTCGTAACCGCCAGTTTGACCTGGTAGATTTTATTCGTAAATCTCCTGATCTGATTGGTCTTGGCCTCAATGAAGCTACAGCAGTATTGGTACAACGCGACACTTTGCAAGTTCTGGGCGCTTCGTTCGTTGCGATATATGATCATGCCAACATCATCAACAGCGATAAACATGTAGTTAACAACCGTGAAGATTTTACGGCATCAAACGGTCCGTTCTTCTTTCTAAGGGCCGGTCAAAAGTATGACCTGGCCAAAAGAGAAGTAATAAAAGAGCAACCTAAAGCAACTAACAGAAGTGCAAACAGCGCCAGCAACTAA
- a CDS encoding RagB/SusD family nutrient uptake outer membrane protein has product MKKITYIFSLLVLFVFGSCKKFLEVQPQQQVDQQQAIINAGTAATAVNGLFNLLGANGYYGSNFPALSYLSAGDIQWSGSQGDPNEITKHLTSATNGYVQSAWTAIYRTIAQANYIIDKVPGVADPLLTTAVKNQYLGEAYFVRALAYFDLARGWGGVQLILKPTYASTDNAGIPRSSLNDTYAQVLKDLNTAETLVPTGVNRNRITLRTVQALKARFYLYQKNWALAEQFATAVIGDNANYSLVTPYSAFFANNAVTTNESVLELAYTTSNTNGHSNWWLPPALGGRREWSPNDALVALLNNPAVGGNRNALIAQTAPPGNLWYGKLYYRNPLGTDPAYVIRISELYLIRSEARAYQGNLVGANSAQSDLNAVRTRAGVGATTATTLPEFLTALENERQVEFPFEADRWFNLVRTDRAQTVLALPDKHLYLFPIPYNETLVDPQLAGNNRNPGY; this is encoded by the coding sequence ATGAAAAAAATAACATACATATTTTCGCTGTTAGTACTTTTCGTATTCGGTTCGTGCAAGAAGTTTCTGGAAGTGCAGCCGCAGCAACAGGTAGACCAACAACAGGCTATCATTAACGCCGGTACAGCTGCTACCGCAGTCAACGGCTTGTTTAATTTGCTGGGTGCAAATGGGTATTACGGGTCAAACTTTCCTGCGTTATCTTATTTATCTGCCGGAGATATACAATGGTCAGGTTCTCAGGGCGACCCAAATGAGATAACGAAACACTTAACATCAGCAACTAACGGCTATGTTCAGTCGGCATGGACAGCTATTTATCGTACAATAGCGCAAGCAAATTATATTATCGATAAGGTGCCGGGGGTTGCAGACCCCCTTTTAACAACAGCAGTAAAAAACCAATATCTTGGTGAGGCTTATTTTGTGCGTGCCCTGGCCTATTTTGACCTTGCACGTGGCTGGGGTGGCGTTCAGTTAATTTTAAAACCAACTTATGCCTCGACAGATAATGCGGGTATACCACGTAGCAGTCTTAATGATACGTATGCGCAGGTTTTAAAAGATCTTAACACTGCTGAAACATTGGTACCAACAGGCGTAAACCGTAACAGGATTACACTCAGAACGGTACAGGCGCTGAAAGCACGTTTCTACCTTTACCAAAAAAACTGGGCATTAGCGGAGCAATTTGCAACCGCTGTAATTGGCGACAATGCCAATTACTCACTGGTAACACCTTACAGCGCTTTTTTTGCCAATAACGCTGTAACTACCAACGAGTCTGTTTTAGAATTAGCTTATACCACATCAAACACCAACGGACACAGCAACTGGTGGTTACCACCGGCACTGGGTGGCCGCAGGGAGTGGTCGCCAAACGATGCCTTGGTAGCCTTGCTTAACAATCCGGCTGTTGGTGGAAACCGTAACGCTTTAATTGCGCAAACTGCGCCTCCGGGCAACTTATGGTATGGCAAACTTTACTATCGTAACCCTTTGGGTACAGATCCTGCGTACGTGATCAGGATATCAGAATTGTACCTCATACGCTCAGAAGCAAGGGCTTATCAAGGCAACTTGGTTGGCGCTAACAGCGCACAGTCAGATCTGAATGCGGTTAGAACTCGTGCAGGTGTAGGCGCTACCACAGCCACCACCCTACCCGAATTTTTAACAGCGCTTGAAAATGAGCGTCAGGTTGAGTTTCCGTTTGAAGCCGACCGTTGGTTCAACCTGGTGAGAACAGACCGTGCACAAACTGTTTTGGCCCTACCAGACAAGCATTTGTACCTCTTCCCTATTCCATATAACGAAACGCTGGTTGACCCGCAATTAGCAGGTAACAACCGGAATCCAGGCTATTAA
- a CDS encoding SusC/RagA family TonB-linked outer membrane protein produces MDIFIHKKKTIIRLGFVFILSALTFSNKTHAQNVPPGNSKIDGFVLDSASKIGLPGAVVRIKGVTNGASTDVNGKFTLITAQKLPFVIVVSYVGYEPKEIAVDGSPVTIRLKEAINQLNDVVVVGYGTQTRKSLTGSVATIAVDEVRNKPTATFAEQLQGKASGLQVSTSTGIPGDGMFIRVRGTTSINASNDPLYVIDGVYINSGSQQRITTQGQANNPLSDINPDDIESITVLKDADATAIYGARAANGVIVITTKRGKYNTAPKVSLSTYFGGAWAPKLWDLVTGPQHAELINEFYRNSNADAIAIANTNGTAPATTYRFQPFRALTDNPTASPAPRGLPQDQNTYDRLHKAFRTGYLQNYDLSLSGGNDKTTYYIGAGLNKQQASLKTNDFRRASFKINLDQKISDYVTVGTSNTLSQTYRTNARVGDGPQGGVLQSALHTPTYLPEFNADGSPAKWAGFDNLDVLLNNTNMNSTSNRLISNLYGEVKISKNLTFKTSWSVDYNQYNEFQYWNSLTNLGIANKNLGTSSVSNNTIWTNEQTLNYTKSFGAHSFGVLVGNSLQGSVTSQTLAQGTNFPNDSFQQIASAATTTASASESRYKLSSFFARANYNFNSKYYAVFSIRADGSSRFGTNNQWGYFPSAGLSWRVKKESFLEDVKAISDLKIRGSIGVTGNQNGINDFASRGLWGAGANYLNNPGTIPSQLANPDLKWESTRQTNIGFDLSLFNDRLTVTGDVYDKYTSNLLLNLPLPSSKGFSSILTNAGEISNRGVELSVSSVNLDGEFRWTTNFNISRNVNKIEKLPTPVVAAYAAQRMVQGQSMYTFYTYKQLYVDPQTGNAVYQDADKNGVINANDIVPVGNALPKFNGGLTNSFRYKGFDLSVFFSFVYGNKVYNNNQFFLEGGGTRDANRAMSANQLNRWQKPGDITNLPRLTAYGQNYTISPTTRNIEDGSFLRLSNATLGYNLPKALAQKAKLSSVRLYVSGSNLWLWTKYTGPDPEINVSSSQTVLGYDLGTPPVPRSVQVGANITF; encoded by the coding sequence ATGGACATATTTATCCATAAGAAGAAAACCATTATACGGTTAGGTTTTGTTTTTATTTTATCTGCCCTAACCTTCTCCAATAAAACGCATGCGCAAAATGTACCGCCAGGAAACTCAAAAATAGACGGTTTTGTGCTCGATTCTGCATCAAAAATTGGCCTGCCAGGAGCTGTTGTACGCATAAAAGGTGTTACGAATGGTGCCAGTACTGATGTGAACGGAAAGTTTACATTGATCACTGCGCAAAAACTACCTTTTGTTATTGTTGTAAGCTACGTTGGCTATGAGCCGAAAGAAATTGCGGTTGATGGTAGCCCTGTAACCATAAGGCTCAAAGAAGCTATTAATCAATTAAATGATGTTGTTGTTGTAGGTTACGGAACACAAACGCGTAAATCATTAACCGGTTCTGTAGCCACTATAGCGGTTGATGAGGTACGTAATAAACCAACTGCAACCTTTGCTGAACAATTACAGGGGAAAGCATCCGGTTTACAGGTGAGCACGTCTACCGGCATTCCCGGCGATGGTATGTTTATTCGCGTTCGTGGTACTACCTCAATCAATGCCAGTAATGATCCATTATATGTAATAGATGGTGTATACATTAATAGCGGATCTCAGCAACGCATCACCACTCAGGGGCAGGCCAACAACCCATTATCTGATATTAATCCGGATGATATAGAAAGCATTACTGTTTTAAAGGATGCTGATGCAACTGCTATTTACGGTGCGCGGGCTGCCAATGGTGTTATTGTTATAACTACCAAACGTGGCAAGTATAATACTGCACCCAAAGTTAGCTTAAGCACTTATTTTGGTGGCGCATGGGCGCCAAAACTCTGGGATCTGGTTACCGGTCCGCAACATGCCGAACTGATCAACGAGTTTTACAGAAACTCTAACGCCGATGCAATTGCTATTGCAAATACTAACGGAACTGCGCCTGCTACCACCTATCGCTTTCAGCCATTCAGGGCATTAACTGACAATCCTACAGCTTCGCCTGCGCCACGGGGATTGCCGCAGGATCAGAACACGTATGACCGTTTACATAAGGCTTTTCGTACAGGTTATCTACAGAATTACGACTTGTCATTGTCTGGCGGTAATGATAAAACCACCTACTATATAGGTGCCGGCTTAAATAAGCAACAAGCCAGCTTAAAAACTAATGACTTCAGGCGCGCATCCTTTAAGATCAACCTTGATCAAAAAATAAGCGACTATGTAACTGTTGGTACAAGCAACACTTTAAGCCAAACCTACAGAACAAATGCGCGTGTTGGTGATGGCCCTCAGGGCGGTGTTCTTCAGTCGGCTTTACATACGCCAACTTACTTACCTGAGTTTAATGCTGATGGCAGCCCTGCTAAATGGGCCGGCTTTGATAACCTTGACGTACTGCTGAACAACACCAATATGAACAGTACGAGCAACAGGCTGATCAGCAATCTGTATGGCGAAGTCAAAATATCAAAGAACCTCACTTTTAAAACCAGCTGGAGTGTCGACTACAACCAGTACAACGAATTTCAATACTGGAATAGTTTAACCAATTTGGGTATAGCCAATAAAAACCTGGGTACTTCAAGTGTAAGCAACAATACTATTTGGACTAACGAACAAACGCTAAACTACACCAAATCTTTTGGTGCCCATTCATTTGGTGTGTTGGTAGGTAATTCATTACAAGGATCAGTAACCAGCCAAACGCTGGCCCAGGGCACCAATTTCCCGAATGACTCATTTCAGCAAATAGCGTCGGCTGCTACAACTACTGCATCAGCCTCGGAGTCGCGTTACAAATTATCATCATTTTTTGCCCGCGCAAACTATAATTTCAATTCAAAGTACTACGCTGTTTTCAGCATTCGGGCTGATGGTTCATCTCGCTTCGGTACCAATAATCAGTGGGGTTACTTCCCATCAGCGGGATTGTCATGGCGAGTTAAAAAAGAAAGCTTCCTGGAGGATGTGAAGGCTATAAGCGATTTAAAAATACGCGGAAGTATTGGCGTAACCGGTAACCAAAACGGTATAAATGATTTTGCATCACGAGGTTTATGGGGAGCAGGTGCTAACTATCTCAATAACCCGGGAACTATACCTTCTCAACTCGCCAATCCTGATCTGAAATGGGAAAGCACCCGGCAAACCAATATCGGTTTCGACTTGAGTTTATTCAATGACCGTTTAACCGTAACAGGCGATGTATATGATAAATATACCAGCAATTTATTATTGAATTTGCCGCTGCCTTCAAGCAAGGGTTTTTCATCCATATTAACCAATGCCGGCGAGATCAGTAACCGCGGAGTTGAGCTAAGTGTGTCAAGCGTTAACCTTGATGGTGAGTTTAGATGGACCACCAATTTCAACATATCACGCAACGTAAACAAAATTGAAAAGCTGCCTACTCCGGTTGTTGCCGCTTATGCTGCACAACGCATGGTTCAGGGCCAGTCAATGTACACCTTTTACACCTACAAGCAATTGTACGTTGATCCGCAAACAGGCAATGCAGTTTATCAAGATGCAGACAAAAATGGTGTAATTAATGCCAACGACATTGTTCCGGTAGGTAACGCACTGCCTAAATTTAATGGTGGCTTAACCAACAGTTTCCGCTACAAAGGTTTTGACCTGTCTGTATTCTTCAGCTTTGTTTATGGCAACAAAGTTTACAACAACAACCAGTTCTTTTTAGAAGGTGGCGGCACACGTGATGCCAACAGGGCTATGAGTGCTAACCAGCTCAACCGCTGGCAAAAACCTGGCGATATAACCAACTTGCCAAGGTTGACAGCCTATGGTCAGAACTATACCATTAGTCCAACCACACGTAACATTGAAGATGGATCTTTCCTGCGCTTAAGCAACGCCACGCTTGGTTACAACCTACCAAAAGCCCTTGCTCAAAAGGCTAAACTGTCGTCTGTAAGGCTTTATGTAAGCGGCTCCAACCTTTGGTTATGGACAAAATACACAGGTCCTGACCCTGAGATCAATGTGTCATCATCACAAACAGTGTTAGGTTATGACCTTGGAACCCCGCCAGTACCAAGGTCTGTTCAGGTAGGTGCCAATATTACTTTCTAA
- a CDS encoding UvrD-helicase domain-containing protein gives MSRIEALKIEGGFLVVYNRLTIERIEQNTRIQYKEDDYQKLDEFYQNRTQQIHIVGEYAQKMIDDYVGALQFVDDYFRLNYPSFLNKYFKGSRQQEISLNLTPAKYRELIGELSPTQSAIISDKTSKYIVVAAGPGSGKTKVLVHKLASLMMLEDVKHEQLLMLTFSRAAATEFKKRLLKLVGNAANFIEIKTFHSYCFDLLGKVGSIDGADTIIKRTIEKIKSNEVEPNRITKTVLVIDEAQDMDEDNFNLVSALMAENEDMRVIAVGDDDQNIYEFRGADSKHLKTLAALDGGKIYELTENYRSKKNIVEFANQFVKCLQGRLKNAPIVAQQADDGIIKIFRYTSDSLIVPTVTEIVNTPLAGSTCVLTHNNNEAEEITGLLLRHGLKAKLIRSNDGFAIHNLAEIKYFIDQLDTTDDIPVIPDKVWDAAKRSVKTKFAKSENWPILEQLITDFETVNSKKKYRSDLDVFIRESHLEDFYKRDTETIFVSTIHKAKGREFDNLFLMLDGLTNMISEQQKREIYVAITRAKHSLTIHLNSGHFDHIQTTSMHRTEVTGQNPPADQLSMHLTHKDVQLNHFYNVQPQIAKLLAGDNLQYRGDEYLESNGYPVLRFSRQFMEKVVSLKSKNFNLKEATVNYVVWWQKEGAQHQVMIILPKLTFKKRE, from the coding sequence TTGTCACGCATAGAAGCTTTGAAGATAGAGGGCGGATTTTTAGTCGTTTACAACCGGCTGACCATTGAACGGATTGAACAGAATACCCGCATCCAATACAAAGAGGACGATTATCAAAAGCTTGACGAATTTTATCAGAACCGTACCCAGCAAATACACATTGTTGGCGAATACGCGCAAAAGATGATCGACGACTATGTAGGAGCCCTGCAGTTTGTTGACGACTATTTCCGACTCAATTATCCATCGTTCCTAAACAAATATTTTAAGGGCAGCAGGCAACAAGAGATAAGCCTGAACCTTACACCGGCAAAATACAGAGAGCTTATCGGCGAGCTTTCGCCAACGCAATCAGCTATTATTAGCGATAAAACCTCGAAATATATTGTGGTTGCAGCCGGGCCCGGTAGTGGGAAGACCAAGGTATTGGTGCACAAACTGGCATCGCTGATGATGCTGGAAGATGTTAAGCATGAGCAATTGTTAATGCTCACCTTCTCGCGTGCGGCTGCAACTGAGTTTAAAAAGCGTTTATTGAAATTGGTGGGTAATGCGGCCAACTTCATCGAAATAAAAACCTTCCATTCCTATTGCTTTGACCTGCTGGGCAAAGTTGGAAGTATTGATGGAGCTGATACGATCATTAAGCGAACTATTGAAAAGATAAAAAGTAACGAGGTTGAACCGAACAGGATCACCAAGACCGTATTGGTGATAGATGAGGCCCAAGATATGGACGAGGATAATTTCAATTTGGTAAGCGCGCTAATGGCTGAAAATGAGGATATGCGGGTAATAGCTGTTGGGGACGACGACCAGAATATCTATGAATTCCGCGGCGCAGATTCCAAACATCTCAAAACTTTAGCTGCACTAGATGGAGGTAAAATTTATGAATTGACCGAAAATTACCGCAGCAAGAAAAACATTGTGGAGTTCGCTAATCAATTCGTCAAATGCTTACAAGGGCGATTAAAAAACGCTCCGATAGTGGCGCAACAAGCTGATGATGGGATCATAAAGATATTCAGGTATACAAGCGACAGTTTGATAGTGCCGACGGTAACTGAAATCGTAAACACTCCCTTAGCTGGCAGCACGTGCGTACTTACTCATAATAACAACGAAGCTGAAGAAATAACTGGATTGCTTTTAAGACATGGGCTAAAGGCTAAACTTATTCGTTCTAACGACGGCTTCGCAATTCACAATCTGGCTGAGATCAAATACTTTATTGATCAGTTGGATACCACAGATGACATTCCCGTAATACCAGACAAAGTCTGGGATGCCGCAAAAAGGTCAGTTAAAACAAAGTTTGCAAAGAGTGAAAACTGGCCCATATTGGAACAGTTGATAACAGACTTCGAGACTGTGAATTCCAAAAAGAAATATCGGTCGGACCTTGATGTTTTTATTCGCGAGTCGCATTTAGAAGACTTTTATAAACGTGATACTGAAACCATTTTTGTTTCAACCATTCACAAAGCTAAAGGACGAGAATTTGACAATTTGTTTCTTATGCTGGATGGGCTAACGAACATGATCAGCGAACAGCAAAAACGAGAAATTTATGTAGCGATCACAAGGGCTAAACATAGCTTGACGATACACTTGAACAGTGGGCATTTCGATCATATCCAAACCACGAGTATGCATAGAACAGAGGTAACAGGACAAAACCCGCCTGCTGATCAACTATCCATGCACCTGACACATAAAGATGTTCAGCTCAATCACTTCTACAATGTGCAACCACAGATCGCTAAATTATTAGCAGGTGATAACTTGCAATATCGGGGCGACGAATATCTGGAAAGCAATGGTTATCCGGTACTCAGATTCTCCAGGCAGTTCATGGAAAAGGTAGTGTCCTTAAAATCTAAAAACTTCAACCTAAAAGAAGCCACAGTTAATTATGTGGTTTGGTGGCAAAAAGAAGGCGCTCAACATCAGGTCATGATCATTTTGCCTAAGCTCACATTCAAAAAGCGAGAATAG